From the genome of Sphingomonas sp. HMP6, one region includes:
- a CDS encoding TonB-dependent receptor yields the protein MLAGTAAGALLACYPLSAFAKDASTATPPGGDATSDIIIVTARQRAEDVQKIPIAVSVIDDEQIRRSYTVNTQQLSVLVPALNYSSANPRNTAFTIRGLGSSVVAVSQANDGLEPGVGFYVDQVYHARPATAAFDFADIERIEVLRGPQGTLFGKNTTAGAISITSKVPSFTPHMDAELSVGNADFVQARASATGALIGDSVAFRLSGLITRRDGVIHNTRTGADQNGIGNQAVRGQLLFKPTSDFQLRLTADFTNFQSACCTQVYLRAADVSPLRSATRQYGGPNGLAAQFGYAPPSTNPYDRLTDIDAALGVETNEGGVSAIAHWNLGGIGTLSSVSAWRFWNWDAANDRDYTGIPVQITQHIPSRQDQFSQELRLASNGEHRLGYVAGLYVFDQAISGRPISIYGPAGARYLIGTSAGTGAAAVAVPANLLDGYGTDGSTRLRQESYAGFGELTYKIVPRVTLSAGLRYTYEVKDGSYDTFTFGGPTVTSATLINAQLGVLRGQSYAARDRESNLSGRANLAWQATDTVLFYGSYARGFKSGGINLSGLPLDANNRPALATAVVRPELNQTYEGGIKARLLDKRLTVNLAGYYTDVRDFQATIVNSSQTIALRGYLSNIPKVTVKGFEADVTANLTRNFQLRGSVAYADGRYARYPAGPCPLEALTSGTQACNLTGRALAGLPKWATTIGGDYTMPVGSGAFILHADSNFRSSYAGESTLSRYTKIDGYNLTNASLNYRARNGLEIGVFARNLFDAHYIQNLTIQAGNSGLILGTPSDPRVIGVTLRMRQ from the coding sequence ATGTTAGCGGGAACCGCTGCAGGTGCGCTGCTAGCCTGCTACCCGCTTTCCGCGTTTGCGAAAGATGCCTCGACTGCCACGCCTCCGGGCGGTGACGCGACCTCCGACATCATCATCGTCACCGCGCGCCAGCGAGCAGAGGACGTACAAAAAATCCCGATCGCGGTGTCGGTGATCGACGACGAGCAGATCCGGCGCTCTTATACGGTGAACACACAGCAATTGAGCGTGCTCGTCCCCGCGCTCAATTACAGTTCGGCCAATCCGCGCAACACCGCTTTCACAATCCGTGGCCTGGGCAGCAGCGTCGTCGCGGTCAGCCAGGCGAATGACGGGCTGGAGCCCGGCGTCGGCTTCTACGTCGATCAAGTCTATCACGCCCGCCCCGCCACCGCCGCGTTCGATTTCGCGGATATCGAACGGATCGAAGTGCTGCGCGGGCCGCAAGGCACGCTGTTCGGCAAAAATACGACGGCGGGCGCGATCAGCATAACCTCCAAGGTGCCAAGCTTTACGCCTCATATGGACGCCGAGCTTTCGGTCGGGAACGCAGATTTTGTGCAGGCGCGGGCGTCGGCGACAGGGGCGCTGATCGGCGACAGCGTAGCGTTTCGGCTCTCCGGGCTCATTACCCGGCGTGACGGCGTGATCCACAACACGCGCACCGGCGCAGATCAAAACGGCATCGGCAATCAGGCGGTGCGCGGGCAATTGCTGTTCAAGCCAACCTCCGATTTCCAGTTGCGGCTAACCGCCGATTTCACCAATTTCCAAAGCGCGTGTTGCACGCAAGTCTATCTGCGCGCGGCCGATGTCAGCCCACTACGCTCCGCCACACGGCAATATGGCGGGCCGAACGGGCTTGCTGCGCAATTCGGCTATGCCCCGCCGAGCACCAACCCGTACGATCGCCTGACCGACATCGATGCGGCGCTTGGCGTCGAGACCAATGAGGGCGGCGTATCGGCGATCGCCCACTGGAACCTCGGCGGGATCGGGACGCTGAGCTCGGTTAGCGCGTGGCGGTTCTGGAACTGGGACGCAGCGAACGACCGCGATTACACCGGCATCCCGGTGCAGATCACGCAGCATATTCCCTCCCGGCAGGACCAGTTCAGCCAGGAACTGCGCCTCGCTTCGAACGGCGAGCATCGGCTCGGCTATGTCGCGGGGCTCTACGTCTTCGATCAGGCGATCAGCGGGCGACCGATCAGCATCTACGGTCCGGCGGGCGCACGCTATCTGATCGGCACCAGTGCCGGCACCGGCGCTGCGGCAGTCGCGGTGCCGGCCAATTTGCTCGACGGCTATGGCACCGATGGCAGCACACGCCTCCGCCAGGAGAGCTACGCAGGCTTCGGCGAGCTGACCTACAAGATCGTGCCGCGCGTCACGCTAAGCGCGGGGCTGCGCTACACCTATGAGGTGAAGGACGGGAGCTACGACACCTTCACCTTTGGCGGCCCGACCGTCACCAGTGCGACGCTGATCAACGCGCAACTGGGGGTCTTGCGCGGACAAAGTTATGCCGCGCGCGACAGGGAGAGCAATCTGTCGGGTCGCGCCAACCTCGCATGGCAAGCGACTGACACAGTGTTGTTTTACGGAAGCTATGCGCGCGGGTTCAAATCGGGCGGGATCAACCTGTCGGGCTTGCCGCTCGACGCGAACAATCGCCCGGCGCTCGCCACCGCCGTGGTACGGCCCGAGTTAAACCAGACCTATGAAGGCGGGATCAAAGCCAGATTGTTGGACAAGCGCCTGACCGTCAACCTCGCCGGCTATTACACCGACGTGCGCGATTTCCAGGCGACGATCGTCAATAGCAGCCAGACGATCGCGCTGCGCGGCTATCTGTCGAACATCCCCAAGGTAACGGTGAAGGGTTTTGAGGCGGATGTGACCGCGAACCTCACGCGGAACTTCCAGCTCCGCGGTAGTGTTGCCTACGCCGACGGGAGATATGCGCGCTACCCCGCCGGCCCCTGCCCACTCGAAGCGCTAACCAGCGGAACGCAGGCGTGCAACCTGACCGGTCGCGCGCTCGCCGGCCTGCCGAAATGGGCGACCACGATCGGCGGCGACTACACGATGCCGGTCGGTTCAGGCGCGTTCATCCTGCACGCCGATTCGAACTTCCGCAGCAGCTATGCCGGTGAGTCGACGCTGTCGCGCTACACAAAGATCGACGGGTACAACCTGACCAATGCGAGCCTAAACTATCGCGCGAGGAACGGCCTGGAGATCGGGGTGTTCGCACGCAATCTGTTCGACGCGCATTACATCCAGAATCTGACGATCCAGGCCGGCAATTCCGGTCTGATCCTCGGAACGCCGAGCGACCCGCGCGTGATCGGCGTAACGCTGCGGATGCGTCAGTAG
- a CDS encoding S-(hydroxymethyl)glutathione dehydrogenase/class III alcohol dehydrogenase, with product MKTRAAVAFEAKKPLEIVELDLEGPKAGEVLVEIMATGICHTDAYTLDGLDSEGLFPSVLGHEGAGIVREVGPGVTSVKPGDHVIPLYTPECRQCKSCLSGKTNLCTAIRATQGKGLMPDGTSRFSYKGQTIFHYMGCSTFSNFTVLPEIAVAKIREDAPFQSSCYIGCGVTTGVGAVINTAKVQVGDNVVVFGLGGIGLNVIQGARLAGASKIVGVDINPDREEWGRRFGMTDFLNSRGMSREEVVAAVVAITDGGADYTFDATGNTEVMRTALEACHRGWGTSIIIGVAEAGKEIMTRPFQLVTGRNWRGTAFGGAKGRTDVPKIVDMYMTGKIEIDSMITHVMGLEDINKAFDLMHAGESIRSVVVY from the coding sequence ATGAAGACCCGTGCCGCCGTAGCGTTCGAAGCGAAGAAGCCGCTGGAGATCGTCGAACTCGATCTGGAAGGCCCCAAGGCGGGCGAGGTGCTGGTCGAGATCATGGCGACCGGCATTTGCCACACCGACGCCTATACGCTCGACGGGCTGGATTCGGAGGGCTTGTTTCCGAGCGTCCTGGGGCATGAAGGCGCAGGCATCGTTCGCGAAGTCGGCCCGGGCGTGACCAGCGTGAAACCCGGCGACCACGTTATCCCGCTTTACACGCCCGAATGCCGCCAGTGTAAGTCCTGCCTCAGCGGGAAGACCAACCTCTGCACCGCGATCCGCGCGACGCAAGGAAAGGGCCTGATGCCCGACGGCACATCGCGCTTCTCGTACAAGGGGCAGACGATCTTCCATTATATGGGCTGCTCGACTTTCTCGAACTTCACCGTGTTGCCCGAGATTGCGGTTGCGAAGATCCGCGAGGACGCACCGTTCCAATCGAGCTGCTACATCGGCTGCGGCGTGACGACGGGGGTCGGCGCGGTGATCAACACCGCCAAGGTTCAGGTCGGCGACAATGTCGTCGTCTTCGGGCTCGGTGGCATCGGGCTCAACGTGATCCAGGGCGCGCGGCTTGCCGGGGCGAGCAAGATCGTCGGCGTCGACATCAACCCCGACCGTGAGGAATGGGGCCGCAGGTTCGGCATGACCGACTTCCTGAATTCCAGGGGGATGAGCCGCGAGGAGGTTGTTGCGGCGGTCGTCGCGATCACCGATGGCGGCGCGGATTATACGTTCGACGCGACCGGCAACACCGAAGTGATGCGCACCGCGCTCGAGGCGTGCCACCGCGGTTGGGGCACGTCGATCATCATCGGCGTCGCCGAAGCGGGCAAGGAAATCATGACGCGCCCGTTCCAGCTGGTCACCGGGCGGAATTGGCGCGGCACGGCGTTCGGTGGTGCCAAGGGCCGCACCGATGTGCCCAAGATCGTCGACATGTACATGACCGGCAAGATCGAGATCGACTCGATGATCACGCACGTCATGGGCCTTGAGGACATCAACAAGGCGTTCGACCTGATGCACGCGGGCGAGAGCATCCGCAGCGTGGTCGTCTACTGA
- a CDS encoding YoaK family protein yields MPSRCGAGLTKLDKRVQALAVCLSGVAGYVDAVGFLHSGGFFVSFMSGNSTRLAVGVAHWTTAAGMAGGLILSFVVGVTLGSLCGSIDERHRRSIVLALVAALLAGAAMAGTAGSTVFSLALTALAMGAENAAFEQPGGGSIGLTYMTGTLAKIGQGIAAMLRGTGGLEWLSYVALWAGLVAGAILGAAVYAQIAMAALWAAAGASAILALVARRLRVG; encoded by the coding sequence ATGCCCAGCCGCTGCGGTGCTGGCCTGACCAAGCTCGATAAGCGCGTCCAGGCGCTCGCCGTCTGCTTGTCCGGCGTGGCCGGCTATGTCGATGCCGTGGGTTTCCTGCACTCGGGCGGTTTCTTCGTGTCGTTCATGAGCGGGAATTCGACGCGTCTGGCGGTCGGCGTCGCGCATTGGACGACGGCGGCGGGGATGGCGGGCGGGTTGATCCTGAGCTTCGTGGTCGGTGTCACGCTCGGCTCGCTGTGCGGATCGATCGATGAGCGACATCGCCGTTCGATCGTGCTGGCGCTGGTCGCCGCGCTGCTGGCGGGTGCGGCCATGGCCGGGACCGCGGGGAGCACCGTCTTTTCCTTGGCCTTGACGGCCCTGGCGATGGGTGCGGAGAATGCCGCGTTCGAACAGCCCGGCGGCGGCAGTATCGGGCTCACCTACATGACCGGCACACTCGCCAAGATCGGGCAGGGCATTGCCGCGATGCTGCGCGGGACCGGCGGGCTCGAATGGCTGTCCTATGTCGCCTTATGGGCGGGCCTCGTTGCGGGCGCGATCCTCGGCGCGGCGGTCTATGCGCAGATCGCGATGGCGGCGCTATGGGCGGCGGCGGGCGCGTCGGCGATCCTGGCGCTCGTCGCCCGACGATTGCGCGTTGGTTAG
- a CDS encoding TonB-dependent receptor encodes MRPFLLLPVAVLTISAPVFAQQAAPQPDVPDIVVLGRPLPPPPGVPAYGSVTIERARLTGDASGRVENVLADVAGFQQFRRSDSRSANPSAQGVTLRALGGNASSRALVLLDGVPLADPFFGYIPFNALSADRLSSVRITRGGGAGAFGAGAVAGTIELASATRRDLSQFSGEAFYGSANAVEAAGSVSPDVGGGFVSASGKFQQGDGFFTTPPAQRSAATVRARYRDWSGSLRAVVPIDAQTELQARGLLYRDNRTLRFAGADSSSAAQDASVRLIHRGSWAVDALAYVQARNFTNRVISATSFKLTLDQRNTPATGVGGKIELRPPVGPDHVLRVGVDARIGEGVLYEDAYAATGLVTTRRTAGGRTSTAGLFVEDDWTLGRLVLTAGVRGDRWTITDGFFREANAAGAPTTDTRFADRNGVEGTGRAGALFRASDAVRLRAAGYTGFRLPTLNELYRPFVVFPITTQANAALGLERLRGVEGGVDLTPTRGVSLGLTAFYNRLNGAIANVTIAANTRQRRNVDAIVAKGVEVTAHAARGGFSLDATYAFSDSKVRASGASAALNGFAPAQSPRHAASATLAWEGHRFGASLTARHVGRQYEDDLQTDILPAATTLDAVVKLPLGAHLALIARAENALDETIVTRNAGGSTDLGTPRTLWIGLRFR; translated from the coding sequence ATGCGCCCTTTCCTGCTCCTGCCCGTCGCCGTGCTCACGATTTCCGCTCCGGTGTTTGCGCAGCAGGCCGCGCCGCAACCCGATGTCCCGGACATCGTGGTGCTCGGACGCCCGTTGCCGCCGCCGCCCGGCGTTCCGGCTTATGGGTCCGTCACGATCGAGCGCGCTCGGCTAACGGGCGACGCATCGGGCCGGGTCGAAAACGTGCTCGCCGATGTCGCTGGGTTCCAGCAATTCCGTCGCTCCGACAGCCGATCGGCAAACCCGTCGGCGCAGGGCGTGACGCTGCGTGCGCTGGGCGGCAATGCCTCAAGCCGGGCGCTGGTGCTGCTCGACGGCGTGCCGCTGGCCGATCCCTTCTTCGGCTATATCCCGTTCAATGCGCTCTCCGCCGACCGGCTGTCGAGCGTCCGCATCACGCGCGGCGGCGGCGCGGGTGCGTTCGGCGCGGGAGCGGTTGCGGGTACGATCGAACTGGCCAGCGCGACCCGGCGCGATCTATCGCAATTTTCGGGGGAAGCATTTTACGGCAGCGCCAATGCGGTCGAGGCCGCGGGTAGTGTCTCGCCCGATGTCGGTGGTGGCTTCGTCAGCGCATCGGGCAAGTTCCAGCAAGGCGATGGTTTCTTCACCACACCGCCCGCGCAACGTTCCGCCGCCACCGTGCGGGCGCGCTATCGCGACTGGTCGGGATCGCTACGCGCGGTTGTGCCGATCGATGCGCAGACCGAGCTGCAGGCGCGCGGTCTGCTGTACCGCGACAACCGCACGCTGCGCTTTGCCGGGGCCGACAGCAGCTCGGCAGCGCAGGATGCCAGTGTTCGGCTCATCCATCGCGGGAGCTGGGCGGTGGATGCGCTGGCCTATGTCCAAGCGCGCAACTTCACCAACCGCGTCATCAGCGCGACGAGCTTCAAGCTCACACTAGACCAGCGCAACACGCCCGCGACCGGCGTTGGTGGCAAGATCGAGCTGCGCCCGCCGGTTGGACCGGATCATGTGCTGCGGGTCGGGGTCGACGCGCGGATCGGGGAGGGCGTGCTGTATGAGGATGCCTATGCCGCGACCGGCCTGGTCACGACGCGGCGAACCGCGGGCGGGCGGACCAGCACCGCCGGGCTGTTCGTCGAGGATGACTGGACGCTCGGTCGTTTGGTCCTGACCGCCGGGGTGCGCGGCGACCGCTGGACGATTACCGACGGTTTCTTCCGCGAAGCGAACGCGGCGGGTGCGCCGACTACGGACACGCGCTTCGCCGACCGGAATGGGGTCGAGGGGACCGGGCGGGCCGGCGCGCTGTTCCGCGCGAGCGACGCGGTGCGGCTGCGCGCGGCGGGCTATACCGGGTTCCGCTTGCCGACGCTGAACGAACTGTACCGGCCGTTCGTCGTCTTTCCGATCACGACGCAAGCCAATGCCGCGCTCGGTTTGGAGCGGTTGCGTGGCGTGGAGGGGGGAGTCGACCTCACTCCGACGCGCGGCGTGTCGCTCGGGCTCACCGCCTTCTACAACCGGCTGAACGGGGCCATTGCCAACGTCACGATCGCCGCCAACACGCGTCAGCGCCGCAATGTCGACGCGATCGTCGCGAAGGGCGTGGAAGTGACGGCGCATGCCGCGCGCGGTGGCTTCTCGCTGGATGCCACTTATGCGTTCAGCGACAGCAAGGTCCGCGCTTCCGGGGCTTCGGCGGCGTTGAATGGATTCGCGCCCGCGCAAAGCCCGCGCCATGCGGCAAGCGCGACGCTGGCCTGGGAGGGCCATCGGTTTGGCGCATCGCTCACTGCGCGCCACGTCGGTCGGCAATATGAGGATGACCTGCAGACCGATATCCTTCCCGCCGCGACCACGCTGGACGCGGTCGTGAAGCTGCCGCTCGGCGCGCATCTCGCGCTGATCGCGCGCGCGGAGAATGCGCTCGACGAGACGATCGTCACGCGCAACGCGGGCGGGTCGACCGACCTTGGCACGCCCCGTACGCTGTGGATCGGGCTGCGCTTCAGATGA
- a CDS encoding HpcH/HpaI aldolase/citrate lyase family protein: MTFRSLLFVPGDRPERFDKAAASGADALILDLEDSVTAENKGRARDAIAARLSGDRTGPALFVRVNPADGADHAADLAAIGAHRPDGIVLPKAEHADDVSRLAARLTGVPILPIATETPRAIFGLGSYATVARHLAGLTWGAEDLPAAIGATAARLPDGGYTAPIELARSLMLFGAHAAGVPAIETIYPAFNDLDGLATYAARGRRDGFSGMMAIHPKQIAVINAAFTPDAAERAWALRIVAAFEAAPGVGALQLDGKMIDAPHLKQARAVISRGHGGDVDVTSDHRAMVPTVTASATR, from the coding sequence ATGACATTCAGATCGCTGCTCTTCGTGCCTGGTGACCGGCCCGAGCGATTCGACAAGGCCGCTGCCTCCGGCGCCGACGCGCTGATCCTCGATCTGGAGGATTCGGTCACCGCCGAAAATAAGGGCCGCGCGCGTGATGCCATCGCAGCGCGGCTGTCCGGGGACCGGACCGGGCCTGCGCTGTTCGTCCGCGTCAATCCGGCGGACGGGGCCGATCACGCCGCAGATCTCGCCGCAATCGGCGCACATCGGCCCGACGGCATCGTCCTGCCAAAGGCCGAGCATGCCGATGACGTCAGCCGACTCGCCGCGCGACTGACCGGTGTTCCGATCCTGCCGATCGCGACCGAGACGCCCCGCGCGATCTTCGGGCTCGGCAGCTACGCAACCGTCGCCCGCCACCTCGCCGGGCTGACCTGGGGTGCGGAGGATTTGCCCGCGGCGATCGGCGCGACCGCGGCGCGCCTGCCCGACGGCGGCTATACCGCGCCGATCGAACTCGCGCGTTCACTCATGTTATTCGGCGCCCATGCGGCCGGCGTCCCCGCAATCGAGACGATCTATCCCGCCTTCAATGATCTCGACGGCCTCGCCACTTATGCCGCGCGCGGACGGCGCGACGGCTTCAGCGGCATGATGGCGATCCACCCGAAGCAAATCGCCGTCATCAACGCGGCCTTCACGCCCGATGCAGCGGAGCGCGCGTGGGCGCTGCGGATCGTGGCGGCGTTCGAGGCAGCACCTGGCGTGGGCGCGCTCCAGCTCGACGGCAAGATGATCGACGCACCCCACCTCAAACAGGCCCGCGCGGTGATTTCCCGCGGGCACGGCGGAGATGTCGACGTCACAAGCGATCATCGGGCGATGGTGCCCACGGTAACGGCGTCAGCGACACGCTGA
- a CDS encoding NAD(P)H-dependent oxidoreductase gives MTDHSASASAPIRHIVVLGHPEPGSFNHEVVERYCKTVREIGHSAVVRDLYELDFDPRLRANRRPGHADGMSADVAHEIGLLRDADVLVFVYPIWFGMPPAIIKGYVDRVLGVALTPTDIRDHHPDSVLAGKWFGTFSSSATTRIWLDEHGQMESIRQAFDRYLMGIFGMRDAGHVHFGAIVDGMDARFVRESLYEVEEQARKICSTAGAARHAVKAKEAVATLTGD, from the coding sequence ATGACTGACCATTCAGCATCGGCCAGCGCGCCGATCCGCCACATCGTCGTGCTCGGTCACCCCGAACCGGGCAGCTTTAACCACGAAGTCGTCGAACGCTATTGCAAGACGGTCCGCGAGATCGGCCATAGCGCAGTGGTGCGCGATCTTTACGAACTCGATTTCGATCCACGGCTGCGCGCCAACCGCCGGCCTGGCCATGCCGATGGCATGTCGGCTGACGTCGCGCACGAAATCGGCCTGTTGCGCGATGCTGACGTGCTCGTCTTCGTCTACCCGATCTGGTTCGGCATGCCGCCTGCGATCATAAAGGGCTATGTCGATCGCGTGCTTGGCGTCGCGCTGACGCCGACCGACATCCGCGATCATCACCCGGATTCGGTGCTGGCGGGGAAATGGTTCGGCACTTTCTCAAGCTCGGCCACAACGCGGATCTGGCTCGACGAACATGGCCAGATGGAATCGATCCGCCAGGCTTTCGACCGCTATCTGATGGGCATTTTCGGGATGCGCGATGCCGGCCACGTCCATTTCGGCGCGATCGTCGATGGGATGGACGCCCGTTTCGTGCGCGAAAGCCTGTATGAGGTGGAAGAACAGGCGCGCAAGATTTGCAGCACCGCAGGTGCCGCGCGGCATGCGGTCAAGGCGAAGGAAGCGGTCGCGACCCTGACGGGTGACTGA
- a CDS encoding TonB-dependent receptor, translating to MNKSTLCCGCALVALAFVARPAQAQSSPPPSDAAPTPTTSGDVDEPADIVVTGFRGSLQRSLTIKRNATGITDAITAEDIGKFPDLNISESLQRIPGVTLDRNSFGEGQQINLRGLGPTFTLVEINGVAGTSNNDGGRFGGSSGGGGRGFSFEILPAELFTSAVVNKTSLPSLTEGGLAGVVQLETPRPLSQKDGFHISASAIGNYSNINKQVDPRGSVSLSYRPSESFGITASLAYADTTFRSDTIEGGSWRAFSNANTGPVKATAAVGAALNANGPRYYYFRDHRKTLGTTLAIQARPSDTLELTVDGLYGKLKSDRLALRDDMAIEGGANAPTNTVIENMGGRDVITSGDFTNIQQRVGANFYKTDESFLQLSGSVKWTPANAWTITPMVGYSRRKSDRTFDLYSFRLADGAGKFDPGVVSYQARGNFLDFSSTATDFMSNPNNFLLNTFAFRPTSDKDSEFSTKLDVERTFDSALKNVRFGARYSDRNVTRTASDTRLNRATGVATNALPSLAVVGALVPFHVSGGGTSVPSQLISVDEALVRSIYLPNGINGTPLAGTTLRVMSAAAPAQSYDVTERTFGAYAQAEFGTDTLNLVTGVRFIHTKQLISGFQVANANQANQQITPVSLSSAYSSFLPSMTARWEVTRGVILRAAYGRTLTRANLGDLAPSESYNGIDESGGKGTKGNPALTPYSADNFDVGGEWYFSRDGVFGVNVFYKDIKDFIDTKTFVETRTYPRQADGVLVSGPITFTQPVNGVSAKIKGFEVTLQSRLGLITPVLKDFGLVANYSYTDSSANFGQSNDVRSQGLPGLSKNSYNLVGYYDNGRFDLRFSYSYRARYLAQFSDDFGIPRFTDPYGQLDFSANYDITDHVSVQLQANNLTKAQAVNKSTDLYLPYSVAELDRRVLFGGRVKF from the coding sequence ATGAACAAATCGACACTTTGCTGCGGCTGCGCGTTAGTCGCGCTGGCCTTTGTCGCTCGTCCTGCACAGGCCCAGTCCAGCCCGCCTCCGAGCGACGCGGCACCGACACCGACCACTTCGGGCGACGTCGATGAGCCCGCCGACATCGTCGTCACGGGCTTCCGGGGCAGTCTCCAGCGTTCGTTGACCATCAAGCGCAACGCTACGGGCATTACCGACGCGATCACCGCTGAGGACATTGGCAAGTTTCCCGATCTGAACATCTCGGAATCGCTGCAGCGCATCCCGGGCGTAACCCTGGACCGCAACAGTTTCGGTGAGGGGCAGCAGATCAATTTGCGCGGTCTCGGCCCGACGTTCACTCTGGTCGAGATCAATGGCGTAGCCGGCACCTCGAACAATGATGGTGGTCGCTTTGGCGGCAGCTCGGGCGGCGGCGGCCGTGGCTTCAGCTTCGAGATTCTGCCCGCCGAGCTCTTCACGAGTGCGGTCGTCAACAAGACGAGCCTTCCGTCACTGACCGAAGGCGGACTTGCCGGCGTGGTCCAGCTGGAAACGCCGCGTCCGCTATCGCAAAAGGACGGTTTCCATATCTCGGCATCGGCGATCGGCAATTACAGCAACATCAACAAGCAGGTCGATCCGCGCGGATCGGTCTCGCTGAGCTATCGGCCCAGCGAGAGCTTCGGGATTACGGCTTCGCTCGCTTATGCCGACACGACGTTCCGCTCCGACACGATCGAGGGCGGCAGCTGGCGCGCCTTCTCCAACGCCAATACCGGGCCGGTTAAGGCAACTGCGGCCGTGGGCGCTGCACTGAACGCAAACGGCCCGCGCTACTATTACTTCCGCGATCACCGGAAGACGCTCGGAACCACACTCGCGATCCAGGCACGGCCCAGCGATACGTTGGAACTGACGGTCGATGGACTCTACGGCAAGCTCAAAAGCGATCGCTTGGCCCTTCGCGACGACATGGCAATTGAGGGCGGCGCGAACGCGCCGACCAATACCGTCATCGAAAACATGGGCGGTAGAGACGTCATCACCAGCGGCGACTTCACGAACATCCAGCAGCGCGTCGGGGCCAATTTTTACAAAACCGACGAAAGCTTCCTGCAGCTGTCCGGCAGCGTCAAATGGACACCGGCCAACGCGTGGACCATAACGCCGATGGTTGGCTATTCGCGCCGCAAATCCGATCGTACATTTGACCTCTATTCCTTCCGCCTCGCCGACGGCGCGGGTAAGTTCGATCCGGGCGTCGTGAGTTATCAAGCACGCGGGAACTTCCTCGATTTCAGTTCGACCGCGACCGACTTCATGAGCAATCCCAACAATTTTCTGCTCAACACCTTCGCCTTCCGCCCGACGAGCGACAAGGACAGCGAATTTTCGACCAAGCTCGATGTGGAGCGGACATTCGATTCGGCACTCAAGAACGTCCGCTTCGGCGCGCGCTACTCGGATCGCAATGTTACGCGTACGGCCTCCGACACACGGCTCAATCGCGCGACAGGCGTGGCGACGAACGCGCTGCCCTCGCTGGCCGTTGTCGGCGCGCTCGTTCCCTTCCATGTGAGCGGCGGGGGAACGTCGGTTCCGAGCCAGTTGATCTCGGTCGACGAGGCACTCGTACGCAGCATTTACCTGCCCAATGGCATCAACGGGACACCGCTCGCGGGAACCACGCTCCGGGTGATGTCGGCAGCGGCGCCTGCGCAAAGCTATGACGTGACGGAGCGGACATTCGGCGCCTATGCGCAGGCCGAATTCGGCACGGACACTTTGAATCTGGTCACCGGCGTCCGCTTCATCCACACCAAACAGCTGATCAGCGGGTTTCAGGTCGCCAATGCGAACCAGGCCAACCAGCAAATCACGCCGGTCAGCCTCTCCAGCGCTTATTCTTCCTTTCTGCCGAGCATGACTGCCCGATGGGAAGTCACCCGGGGGGTGATCTTGCGGGCAGCCTATGGTCGCACGCTGACTCGCGCGAACCTTGGCGATTTGGCCCCATCCGAAAGCTATAACGGCATCGATGAAAGCGGCGGCAAGGGCACGAAGGGCAATCCGGCGCTGACGCCTTACTCCGCCGACAATTTTGATGTTGGCGGCGAATGGTATTTCAGTCGCGACGGCGTGTTCGGGGTGAACGTCTTTTACAAGGACATAAAGGACTTCATCGACACAAAGACCTTCGTCGAAACCCGCACCTACCCGCGGCAGGCCGATGGTGTGCTGGTCAGTGGGCCGATCACCTTCACCCAGCCGGTGAACGGTGTGTCCGCGAAGATCAAGGGATTCGAAGTCACCCTTCAGTCGCGCCTCGGCCTCATCACGCCGGTGCTGAAGGATTTCGGCTTGGTCGCAAACTATTCGTATACCGATAGTTCCGCTAACTTCGGCCAATCGAACGATGTCCGCAGCCAGGGGCTACCCGGCCTTTCGAAGAATAGCTATAATTTGGTCGGCTATTACGACAACGGCCGGTTCGATCTTCGATTCTCATACTCTTATCGGGCGCGCTACCTCGCGCAGTTCAGCGATGACTTCGGCATTCCGCGCTTCACCGATCCTTATGGTCAGCTCGATTTTTCCGCCAATTACGACATCACCGATCATGTCTCGGTGCAGTTGCAGGCCAACAATCTGACCAAGGCGCAAGCCGTCAACAAATCGACCGACCTCTATTTGCCTTATAGCGTGGCCGAGCTTGACCGGCGCGTGCTCTTTGGCGGACGCGTGAAATTCTGA